A single genomic interval of Gossypium raimondii isolate GPD5lz chromosome 11, ASM2569854v1, whole genome shotgun sequence harbors:
- the LOC105803398 gene encoding ribonuclease E/G-like protein, chloroplastic, whose product MLYFTELLHPTFMDVLEAWPRPPPPPRPCTLFLPRTPSCLIRSFNFLSPFPGHHIPLGSVFRFTLCAANHNSLTRSPVMSAKKGLSTATFEGLCEVVWTVEADLAEGQLLYISGEPVALGCWKPETAILMSPTEHANIWMAEVKIAGGVNFKYNYFIKGEKQPLSDITWRPGPQFSLSVPPRKKPERKIIVRDSWMSPKSETYLPHAWGSWIEEISTPIKPSVSQAEDEDKIMKHHESDLSEAKPFLNDLIGMDEIEPSDMVAISDAEEGLYSTISERDQPVEEPWFLHSPLSFLSYGDGMEANSAKDEKTRLEANNQHDQITEKFLSEENSRLIFKDSVSTVILINSSICTMQRIAVLEDGKLVELLLEPVKSHVQCDSVYLGVVTKLVPHMGGAFVNIGSSRHSLMDIKHNREPFIFPPFRQRKKKQAKDFASGSLSEPSAANEIEPSSEDVFFEDAAEDDFEDEDMQFMHNNSDGNDVGDDFDVLGVLKENVNGSVVDYGEVDADFEDLLDGEHHLEGNLIGASSLEMSNSCSVSHSQDIEGADENKWHHVRKGTKIIVQVVKEGLGTKGPTLTPYPKLRSRFWILLACCDRIGVSKKITGVERTRLKVIAKTLQPQGFGLTVRTVATGRSLEELQKDLEGLLSTWKNIVEHAKSAALAADEGVEGATPVLLHRAMGQTLSVVQDYFNDNVNKMVVDSPRTYHEVTNYLQDIAPDLCDRVELYDKRIPLFDAFNIEEEINSILSKRVPLPNGGSLVIEQTEALVSIDVNGGHGMFGHGTSQEKATLDVNLAAAKQIARELRLRDIGGIIVVDFIDMADDSNKRLVYEEVKKAVERDRSMVKVSELSKHGLMEITRKRVRPSVTFMVSEPCTCCHGTGRVEALETSFSKIEQEIGRLLAVMKQKTHPENPKSWPRFILRVDQHMCNYLTSGKRTRLAILSSSLKVWILLKVARGFTRGAFELKPFTEEKAGKNQHQVAISMLRTAEAGTSKSGKKLTLVPVKRAKVDRK is encoded by the exons ATGCTTTACTTCACTGAGCTCCTGCACCCCACTTTCATGGATGTCTTAGAAGCCTGGCCTCGGCCTCCGCCTCCGCCTCGCCCTTGCACTCTCTTCTTGCCACGAACTCCTTCTTGTCTGATTCGCTCCTTTAATTTCTTATCACC GTTTCCTGGCCATCACATACCCCTTGGGAGTGTGTTCAGATTTACTCTGTGTGCTGCAAATCATAATTCTTTGACAAGATCCCCAGTTATGTCTGCAAAGAAAG GTCTGTCAACTGCCACTTTTGAAGGACTATGTGAGGTAGTTTGGACTGTGGAAGCAGATTTGGCAGAAGGTCAACTCCTCTACATTAGTGGGGAACCTGTTGCCTTAGGCTGCTGGAAACCAGAGACCGCAATCCTAATGTCTCCTACTGAACATGCAAACATATGGATGGCTGAAGTCAAG ATAGCTGGTGGTGTAAATTTCAAgtataattatttcataaaagGAGAAAAGCAGCCTTTATCTGACATCACTTGGAGACCTGGGCCACAATTTTCTTTGTCAGTTCCTCCACGTAAGAAGCCAGAAAGAAAAATCATAGTGAGAGATTCATGGATGAGTCCTAAATCTGAAACCTATCTACCGCATGCTTGGGGGTCGTGGATTGAGGAAATCAGTACTCCAATAAAACCTTCAGTCTCTCAAGCTGAAG ATGAAGATAAGATTATGAAACATCATGAAAGTGATCTAAGCGAAGCAAAGCCCTTCTTGAATGACCTTATAGGCATGGATGAAATAGAACCAAGTGATATGGTTGCAATTAGTGATGCAGAGGAGGGATTATATTCTACTATTTCTGAAAGAGACCAGCCTGTTGAGGAACCTTGGTTTTTGCATTCACCTCTGTCCTTTCTCAGTTATGGGGATGGTATGGAGGCCAACAGTGCCAAAGATGAGAAAACCAGGTTGGAAGCAAATAATCAGCATGACCAAATTACTGAGAAGTTTTTGTCCGAAGAAAACAGCCGTTTAATTTTCAAGGACTCTGTATCTActgttattttgattaattcttCGATATGTACCATGCAAAGGATTGCTGTACTGGAAGATGGTAAACTGGTTGAGTTGTTACTTGAACCAGTTAAAAGTCATGTACAGTGTGATAGTGTATATTTAGGAGTAGTTACAAAACTTGTTCCCCATATGGGTGGTGCATTTGTAAATATTGGAAGTTCAAGACACTCTCTTATGGACATAAAGCACAACAGAGAACCATTCATATTCCCTCCATTTCGTcagaggaaaaagaaacaagCCAAAGATTTTGCTTCTGGCAGTCTTAGTGAGCCTTCAGCAGCAAATGAAATTGAACCTTCCTCCGAAGATGTTTTCTTTGAAGATGCTGCAGAAGATGACTTTGAGGACGAGGATATGCAATTTATGCATAATAACTCTGATGGTAATGATGTTGGtgatgattttgatgttttaggaGTTCTTAAAGAGAACGTGAATGGTAGTGTAGTTGATTATGGTGAAGTGGATGCTGATTTTGAAGATTTGTTAGATGGAGAGCACCACTTAGAAGGAAATCTTATCGGTGCCTCTTCTTTAGAAATGTCTAATAGCTGTTCTGTGTCACATTCCCAAGATATAGAGGGTGCTGATGAAAACAAGTGGCACCATGTTCGAAAGGGCACCAAAATAATTGTGCAAGTTGTGAAAGAAGGATTGGGTACAAAAGGTCCCACTCTGACTCCTTATCCAAAATTAAGAAGCAGATTCTGG ATATTACTCGCTTGTTGCGACAGAATTGGAGTCTCAAAAAAGATAACTGGTGTTGAGCGTACACGCCTGAAAGTCATAGCAAAAACTTTGCAGCCGCAGGGGTTTGGTCTAACTGTAAGGACTGTTGCCACTGGACGTTCTTTGGAGGAGCTGCAGAAAGACTTGGAAGGTTTGCTTTCGACTTGGAAAAATATAGTAGAACATGCTAAATCTGCAGCTCTTGCAGCAGATGAAGGTGTAGAAGGGGCAACACCTGTTTTGCTGCATAGAGCAATGGGTCAAACACTCTCAGTTGTTCAGGATTACTTTAATGATAAT GTTAACAAAATGGTAGTTGACTCGCCAAGAACATATCATGAG GTTACCAACTATCTTCAGGATATAGCTCCTGATCTTTGTGATCGAGTAGAGTTATACGATAAAAGAATTCCCCTTTTTGATGCATTCAACATTGAGGAAGAGATCAACAGTATCCTTAGCAAAAG GGTTCCACTACCAAATGGAGGTTCCTTGGTGATTGAACAAACAGAGGCCTTAGTCTCAATTGATGTGAATGGAGGACATGGGATGTTTGGTCATGGAACATCACAGGAAAAAGCCACTTTGGATGTCAATCTTGCTGCTGCAAAACAA ATTGCTAGGGAGTTACGGCTTAGGGATATTGGTGGCATTATTGTAGTGGATTTTATTGATATGGCAGATGACT CAAACAAGAGATTAGTATATGAAGAAGTTAAGAAAGCAGTTGAGAGAGACCGATCAATGGTGAAAGTCTCTGAATTATCGAAACATGGGCTCATGGAAATAACAAGAAAGAGG GTTCGGCCTAGCGTCACATTTATGGTTAGTGAACCATGCACTTGTTGTCATGGTACGGGGAGGGTTGAAGCTTTGGAGACCtccttttcaaaaattgaacaaGAAATTGGTCGATTACTt GCGGTGATGAAACAGAAGACACACCCTGAAAACCCAAAATCTTGGCCAAGATTTATCCTGAGGGTTGACCAACACATGTGCAATTACTTAACTTCGGGGAAAAGGACAAGACTTGCAATTTTGAGTAGTTCCCTGAAAGTTTGGATTCTTTTGAAG GTTGCACGAGGTTTCACCCGGGGAGCATTTGAGTTGAAACCATTTACAGAAGAGAAAGCAGGCAAAAACCAGCATCAAGTGGCTATATCAATGCTTAGAACAGCAGAAGCCGGAACTAGCAAATCTGGGAAGAAACTGACGCTTGTTCCAGTTAAGAGGGCCAAGGTTGATAGGAAATAA